Proteins co-encoded in one Halorussus salinus genomic window:
- a CDS encoding HAD-IIA family hydrolase, translating to MTVRGVVLDVDGTLVRGDEPIPGAIETVDRLRERGLDLLMLSNNPTQTPAAYAARLADLGFTVGPDDVVTSGSLTADYVAEEYPDAATYLLGEAGLREMLAARGVSLVTDPDSAEVVVASIDREFTYDRLRNALWALEGAAFVASDPDRTIPAADRPVPGSGPIVAALAEAADRDPDAMLGKPGKTAAEAVEARVAGRNEEVLVVGDRLDTDIALGENAGLRTALVLSGITTRADADSSSAAPDTVLDSVADLPALLDSWEDR from the coding sequence ATGACGGTCCGCGGCGTCGTCCTCGACGTGGACGGCACGCTCGTCCGGGGTGACGAACCGATTCCGGGGGCCATCGAGACGGTGGACCGACTGCGCGAGCGGGGTCTGGACCTCCTCATGCTGTCGAACAACCCGACGCAGACCCCCGCCGCCTACGCCGCCCGCCTCGCGGACCTCGGGTTCACGGTGGGTCCCGACGACGTGGTGACCTCGGGGTCGCTGACCGCCGACTACGTGGCCGAGGAGTACCCCGACGCGGCGACGTATCTCCTCGGCGAGGCGGGCCTGCGCGAGATGCTGGCGGCCCGCGGCGTCTCGCTGGTGACCGACCCCGACAGCGCCGAGGTCGTCGTCGCCTCCATCGACCGCGAGTTCACCTACGACCGCCTCCGGAACGCGCTCTGGGCGCTGGAGGGCGCGGCCTTCGTCGCCTCGGACCCCGACCGGACCATCCCCGCGGCCGACCGGCCGGTGCCGGGGTCGGGTCCCATCGTCGCCGCGCTCGCGGAGGCCGCCGACCGCGACCCCGACGCGATGCTCGGCAAGCCCGGCAAAACTGCGGCCGAGGCGGTCGAGGCCCGCGTCGCGGGGCGGAACGAGGAGGTCCTCGTCGTCGGGGACCGACTCGACACGGACATCGCGCTCGGCGAGAACGCGGGTCTGCGAACCGCGCTGGTGCTGTCGGGTATCACGACCCGCGCGGACGCGGACTCGTCGTCGGCCGCCCCCGACACGGTTCTGGACTCGGTGGCCGACCTGCCCGCCCTGCTGGACTCGTGGGAGGACCGGTGA
- a CDS encoding metallophosphoesterase family protein codes for MPRTLVVSDVHANAVALDAVLAAEPDRDAVLFLGDAVDNGPHPNAVCDRLREEALLAGVRGNHDRTVLDATPDGTAVNRSDTTDGDPFADWQAWTRARLSAENRDFLRSFDRTTTLSLGGRTARLHHGDFPAPDETERDAATGTGTATGTGTATETKKQMETWRTRVTPEEAPETFEAVAARYDETLLLHGHSHFPFVATVAGTTFVNPGSVGLQRPGWPADEARYAVFEDGAFKLRSVTYDPGPVAADSRELDSPFADLWETPSATASD; via the coding sequence GTGCCCCGGACACTCGTCGTTTCGGACGTACACGCCAACGCCGTCGCCCTCGACGCGGTTCTGGCCGCGGAACCCGACCGCGACGCGGTACTGTTCCTCGGCGACGCCGTGGACAACGGTCCCCACCCGAACGCGGTCTGCGACCGCCTCCGCGAGGAGGCCCTCCTCGCGGGCGTCCGCGGCAACCACGACCGGACCGTCCTCGACGCGACGCCCGACGGGACCGCCGTGAACAGGTCCGACACCACGGACGGCGACCCCTTCGCCGACTGGCAGGCGTGGACGCGCGCCCGCCTCTCGGCCGAGAATCGCGACTTTCTGCGGTCGTTCGACCGCACGACGACCCTCTCGCTCGGCGGGCGAACCGCGCGCCTGCATCACGGCGACTTCCCCGCGCCGGACGAGACGGAGAGGGACGCGGCGACCGGGACAGGGACGGCGACCGGGACAGGGACGGCGACCGAGACGAAGAAGCAAATGGAGACGTGGCGGACTCGCGTGACGCCCGAGGAGGCCCCGGAAACCTTCGAGGCGGTCGCGGCCCGCTACGACGAGACGCTACTCCTGCACGGTCACTCGCACTTCCCGTTCGTCGCCACAGTCGCCGGGACAACGTTCGTCAATCCGGGAAGCGTCGGCCTCCAGCGCCCCGGTTGGCCAGCCGACGAGGCGCGCTACGCCGTCTTCGAGGACGGCGCGTTCAAGTTGCGGAGCGTCACCTACGACCCCGGTCCGGTCGCGGCCGACTCGCGGGAACTGGACAGTCCGTTCGCGGACCTGTGGGAGACGCCGAGCGCGACCGCGAGCGACTGA
- a CDS encoding DUF7490 domain-containing protein gives MNREKLLAGGIVAVVAASLVAAAVVPGAIADSDPDPVRPGHLSIQEVAIAPGTVSGGTATLQVDTRLEHRGGKSENVTVRVRAVHLDSGLVETTSETAVEPITGDREVSVVRNLSVERSGGYRVETVVYRDGARIAEGSKEVRGVGTLTPEYARTSVRFHWQGGDGLPPIEYTVQNAANDSATLDVSTFLTNEGDDSSEELRVVFTARQADSNIVADRTAVEVGTIRPGRTATPNVELTVPDGYNYYLDAVLWKDGVIVGTTRSVANLNPTETVRANETVREVGIEVGDFEGDGSGPASGGDYETTIERGADGGAGGIPGFGVGVAVVALVGALLLARRQS, from the coding sequence ATGAACCGCGAGAAACTACTGGCGGGCGGTATCGTCGCCGTCGTCGCGGCGTCGCTCGTCGCCGCCGCCGTGGTCCCCGGCGCGATAGCCGACTCCGACCCCGACCCGGTCCGGCCCGGTCACCTCTCGATTCAGGAGGTCGCCATCGCTCCGGGCACGGTGTCGGGCGGCACCGCGACGTTGCAAGTCGATACGCGCCTCGAACACCGGGGCGGGAAGTCCGAGAACGTCACCGTCCGGGTCAGGGCGGTCCACCTCGACTCGGGGCTGGTCGAGACGACGAGCGAGACCGCCGTCGAACCCATCACTGGCGACCGGGAGGTCTCGGTCGTCCGGAACCTCTCGGTCGAGCGGTCCGGCGGCTACCGCGTCGAGACCGTGGTCTACCGCGACGGCGCGCGCATCGCCGAGGGGAGCAAGGAAGTCCGTGGCGTTGGCACGCTGACGCCCGAATACGCCCGGACCAGCGTCCGGTTCCACTGGCAGGGCGGCGACGGACTCCCGCCGATAGAGTACACCGTCCAGAACGCGGCCAACGACAGCGCCACGCTCGACGTTTCGACGTTCCTGACCAACGAGGGCGACGACTCGTCCGAGGAGTTACGCGTCGTCTTCACCGCGCGGCAGGCCGACTCGAACATCGTCGCCGACCGGACGGCCGTCGAGGTCGGCACCATCCGGCCCGGCCGGACCGCGACCCCGAACGTCGAATTGACCGTGCCCGACGGCTACAACTACTACCTCGACGCGGTGCTGTGGAAGGACGGCGTCATCGTCGGCACGACCCGGAGCGTGGCGAACCTGAACCCGACCGAGACCGTCCGCGCGAACGAGACGGTCCGCGAGGTCGGCATCGAGGTCGGCGACTTCGAGGGCGACGGGAGCGGGCCTGCGAGCGGCGGAGATTACGAGACGACCATCGAGCGGGGTGCAGACGGCGGCGCGGGCGGCATCCCCGGCTTCGGCGTCGGCGTCGCCGTCGTCGCGCTGGTCGGCGCGCTCCTGCTCGCGCGGAGGCAATCGTGA
- the ppk1 gene encoding polyphosphate kinase 1, with the protein MSSERPRSDDDETEVTDAETVDSVEATDAVDSSTATDSSTTTDSSTTTDSPTATDSPAATEPADAAEFDPSNSEYYLNRELSELEFQKRVLHEATDERNPLLERVKFLAIFTTNMDEFFRKRVGGLKQQIAAGVTERTPDGRTPREQWEEIHEVARPMFERQTDCYHDELRPALADAGIRILDYDDLSADERGDLRVYFESSVLPTLTPLTFDPAHPFPHISNLSLSLGVLTREDPDDDLTFSRVKVPQNRPRLLRVGDGGEESVGESAASASASDRDALFVLLEDVIADNLDLLFPNVEIVDYSTFRVTRNAEVGRDEEVAEDLIEMIEEVLEERRFATVVRLEIEDDAHPLVREILADKLDVDDHEIFERRGPLAFRDFDGLLDVDRPDLKLDNWSPKHHPRLADARADDRDIFAEIRDDDVLVHHPYHSFTGTVQQFLETAARDPDVLAIKAAIYRTASDSKVVETLIEAARNGKQVAVMVELKARFDEQNNLEWAKKLEAEGIHVAYGTIGYKTHTKTSLVVRDEGDEVSLYSHVGTGNYHSETAKRYDDLGLLTADRDIGQDLVKLFNYFTGHSLHEEYRELLVAPGNMRDRFVDLIRNEAECARRGEEARIVAKMNRLEDPEIVAELYEASMAGVDIDLLVRDICRLRPGLEGVSDNVNVYSIVGRFLEHSRIYHFENDDLGYYVGSADWMTRNLDNRVEAIAPIEDPRLQRELDWILETYFSDNRKRWVMHPDGSYEQLRPADGDETRNAQEVFMREVEAASGQRDGSR; encoded by the coding sequence ATGTCGAGCGAGCGCCCGCGTTCGGACGACGACGAGACCGAAGTCACCGACGCGGAGACGGTCGATTCCGTCGAGGCGACCGATGCCGTCGATTCGTCCACCGCTACCGACTCGTCTACCACCACCGACTCGTCTACCACCACCGACTCGCCCACCGCCACCGACTCGCCCGCCGCTACCGAACCGGCCGACGCCGCGGAGTTCGACCCGTCGAACTCCGAGTACTATCTGAACCGCGAACTTAGCGAGTTGGAGTTCCAGAAGCGCGTCCTCCACGAGGCGACCGACGAGCGCAATCCCCTGCTGGAGCGGGTGAAGTTCCTCGCCATCTTCACGACGAACATGGACGAGTTCTTCCGCAAGCGCGTGGGCGGTCTGAAACAGCAGATCGCCGCCGGAGTCACCGAGCGCACGCCCGACGGTCGCACGCCCCGCGAGCAGTGGGAGGAGATACACGAGGTCGCCCGGCCGATGTTCGAGCGCCAGACCGACTGCTACCACGACGAACTTCGGCCCGCGCTCGCCGACGCGGGAATCCGGATTCTCGACTACGACGACCTCTCGGCCGACGAGCGCGGCGACCTCCGGGTGTACTTCGAGAGTTCGGTCCTGCCGACGCTGACGCCCCTGACTTTCGACCCGGCACACCCCTTCCCGCACATCTCGAATCTCAGCCTCTCGCTGGGCGTGTTGACCCGCGAGGACCCCGACGACGACCTCACGTTCTCGCGGGTGAAAGTCCCGCAGAACCGGCCGCGACTCCTCCGCGTCGGCGACGGCGGCGAGGAGAGCGTCGGCGAAAGCGCGGCGAGCGCGTCCGCGAGCGACCGAGACGCCCTGTTCGTCCTGTTGGAGGACGTTATCGCCGACAACCTCGACCTCCTGTTTCCGAACGTCGAAATCGTGGACTACTCGACGTTCCGCGTCACCCGGAACGCCGAGGTCGGTCGCGACGAGGAGGTCGCCGAGGACCTCATCGAGATGATAGAGGAGGTCTTGGAGGAGCGCCGGTTCGCCACGGTCGTCCGCCTCGAAATCGAGGACGACGCCCATCCGCTCGTCCGCGAGATTTTGGCCGACAAACTCGACGTGGACGACCACGAGATATTCGAGCGCCGCGGTCCGCTGGCGTTTCGGGACTTCGACGGACTGCTCGACGTGGACCGCCCGGACCTGAAACTCGACAACTGGTCGCCCAAGCACCACCCGCGACTCGCCGACGCGCGGGCCGACGACCGCGACATCTTCGCCGAGATTCGCGACGACGACGTGCTGGTCCACCACCCCTACCACTCGTTTACCGGGACGGTCCAGCAGTTCCTCGAAACCGCGGCCCGCGACCCGGACGTGCTGGCCATCAAGGCCGCCATCTACCGGACCGCCAGCGACTCGAAGGTGGTCGAGACGCTCATCGAGGCCGCCCGGAACGGCAAGCAGGTCGCCGTGATGGTCGAACTGAAGGCCCGCTTCGACGAGCAGAACAACTTGGAGTGGGCCAAGAAACTGGAAGCCGAGGGCATCCACGTCGCCTACGGCACCATCGGCTACAAGACCCACACCAAGACCTCGCTGGTCGTCCGCGACGAGGGCGACGAGGTCAGCCTCTACTCGCACGTCGGCACGGGGAACTACCACTCCGAGACCGCCAAGCGGTACGACGACCTCGGCCTGTTGACCGCGGACCGCGATATCGGGCAGGACCTCGTGAAACTGTTCAACTACTTCACGGGCCACTCGCTCCACGAGGAGTACCGCGAGCTACTGGTCGCGCCGGGCAACATGCGCGACCGGTTCGTGGACCTGATTCGCAACGAGGCAGAGTGCGCCCGCCGGGGCGAGGAGGCCCGCATCGTCGCCAAGATGAACCGACTAGAGGACCCCGAAATCGTCGCGGAACTCTACGAGGCGTCGATGGCGGGCGTGGACATCGACCTGTTGGTCCGGGACATCTGTCGGCTCCGCCCCGGATTGGAGGGTGTCAGCGACAACGTGAACGTCTACAGCATCGTCGGTCGGTTCCTCGAACACTCCCGCATCTACCACTTCGAGAACGACGACCTCGGGTACTACGTCGGGTCGGCCGACTGGATGACTCGGAATCTGGACAACCGCGTCGAGGCCATCGCGCCCATCGAGGACCCGCGCCTCCAGCGGGAACTCGACTGGATACTGGAGACGTACTTCTCGGACAACCGCAAGCGGTGGGTCATGCACCCGGACGGGAGCTACGAACAGCTTCGACCGGCGGACGGCGACGAGACCCGCAACGCCCAAGAGGTCTTCATGCGCGAGGTCGAGGCCGCGTCGGGACAGCGCGACGGGTCGCGGTAG
- a CDS encoding DASH family cryptochrome: MSGEQSTALVWFRRDLRLHDNPTLAAAATADHLLPVYCFDPREFGPRPYGGPDSFEYEKTGPHRARFLRESVADLRESLRERDSALVVRHGRPEELLPDIADAAGASAVYCQTLPVPEERAVEASVESALADRGVELRTRWTHTLHHRDDLPTPVAEIADTFTPFKDRLEATSRVREPISTPELPPAPTPDSSVSSGSSDSSDWGAKEVPDADTLGVSAVEAPTAEDDRAALDFRGGESAGLARLDAYVWERDRLREYRETRNGLLGPDYSSKFSAWLNLGCLSPRRVHAEVERYEAERVENDSTYWLVFELRWRDFFQFQVTKHGAQLFRPEGIREREVEWSVDSGAFERWAAGQTGIPFVDAAMRELAATGYQSNRARQNAASFLANDLRIDWRRGAARFETLLVDYDPASNYGNWAYVAGVGNDARDRSFDVLWQAHRYDPDAEYVRTWCPELADVPVEKVHQPWTMTAAEEAEYGVELGADYPEPMVDPEIYEGPED, from the coding sequence ATGAGTGGTGAGCAGTCCACTGCGCTCGTCTGGTTCCGGCGCGACCTCAGACTGCACGACAACCCGACGCTGGCCGCGGCCGCTACTGCTGACCACCTCCTGCCGGTCTACTGCTTCGACCCGCGCGAGTTCGGCCCGCGGCCCTACGGCGGTCCCGACTCCTTCGAGTACGAGAAGACCGGCCCCCACCGCGCTCGGTTCCTGCGCGAGAGCGTCGCCGACCTCCGCGAGAGCCTGCGCGAGCGAGATTCGGCGTTGGTGGTGCGCCACGGCCGTCCCGAAGAACTCCTCCCCGACATCGCGGACGCCGCGGGCGCGTCGGCGGTCTACTGCCAGACGCTTCCGGTCCCCGAGGAGCGAGCGGTTGAGGCGAGCGTCGAGTCCGCGCTGGCCGACCGGGGCGTCGAACTCCGGACGCGCTGGACCCACACGCTCCACCACCGCGACGACCTGCCGACGCCGGTCGCCGAGATTGCCGACACCTTCACGCCGTTCAAGGACCGCCTCGAAGCGACGAGTCGCGTGCGCGAGCCGATTTCGACGCCCGAGTTACCGCCCGCACCGACGCCCGATTCGTCCGTCTCGTCGGGGTCGTCGGACTCGTCCGATTGGGGGGCGAAAGAAGTTCCCGATGCAGACACGCTCGGCGTCTCGGCCGTCGAAGCTCCGACCGCCGAGGACGACCGCGCGGCGCTCGACTTCCGGGGCGGGGAGTCGGCCGGACTCGCCCGACTGGACGCGTACGTCTGGGAGCGCGACCGCCTTCGGGAGTACCGCGAGACCAGAAACGGCCTCCTCGGGCCGGACTACTCTTCGAAGTTCTCCGCGTGGCTGAATCTGGGCTGTCTGTCTCCTCGGCGCGTCCACGCCGAGGTGGAACGCTACGAGGCCGAGCGCGTCGAAAACGACTCGACGTACTGGCTCGTCTTCGAGTTGCGCTGGCGGGACTTCTTCCAGTTTCAGGTCACCAAGCACGGCGCGCAGTTGTTTCGCCCGGAGGGGATTCGGGAGCGCGAGGTTGAGTGGTCCGTGGACTCCGGCGCGTTCGAGCGGTGGGCCGCGGGACAGACCGGAATCCCGTTCGTGGACGCCGCGATGCGCGAACTGGCCGCGACGGGCTACCAGTCCAACCGGGCGCGCCAGAACGCCGCGTCGTTTCTGGCCAACGACCTGCGAATCGACTGGCGGCGCGGGGCCGCCCGGTTCGAGACCCTGCTGGTGGACTACGACCCCGCGAGCAACTACGGCAACTGGGCCTACGTCGCGGGCGTCGGCAACGACGCCAGAGACCGGTCGTTCGACGTGCTGTGGCAGGCCCACCGCTACGACCCCGACGCCGAGTACGTCCGGACGTGGTGCCCCGAGTTGGCGGACGTGCCGGTCGAGAAAGTTCATCAGCCGTGGACCATGACCGCCGCCGAGGAGGCCGAGTACGGCGTCGAACTCGGTGCGGACTACCCCGAACCGATGGTGGACCCGGAAATCTACGAGGGTCCCGAGGACTGA
- a CDS encoding phosphotransferase family protein, translating into MTETPERADVVRMVAAVAPSWSVERIRPQDGGTDDVALLAVATPEGRREVVLKSFSGAGVPARVARSEPRLLGLLARETDVPVPEVVGFVDDHPDLPAPFFLAERLPGEEVGGRFFDLSADALETLLADAGRYLAQLHDLRSFDRFGRVGVEPASTNGTDSEREVGGADSEREVGAEDGNLAVVGDRHGPRTRWADWLLADAEETLDGLSGGRFDDLVPALREYVEEAVPALSGPETASLVHWDYRLGNLLADPETGETTGVLDWADLLAGDPAYNLATVEDHAIDWRTRDPVLRRRLREAFRGAYRAGRSAEGEEFRERKRVAHLCNRLHAMACHPDWYADADPAVRDERAAEHRMFVRSYLD; encoded by the coding sequence ATGACCGAGACGCCAGAACGGGCCGACGTGGTCCGGATGGTCGCCGCCGTCGCGCCCTCGTGGTCGGTCGAACGCATCCGACCGCAGGACGGCGGGACCGACGACGTGGCCCTCCTCGCGGTCGCCACGCCCGAGGGCCGCCGAGAGGTCGTCCTGAAGTCGTTCTCCGGCGCGGGCGTCCCCGCTCGGGTCGCGCGCTCGGAGCCGCGACTCCTCGGCCTGCTGGCCCGCGAGACCGACGTTCCGGTCCCCGAGGTCGTCGGCTTCGTGGACGACCACCCCGACCTCCCGGCACCGTTCTTCCTCGCGGAGCGACTCCCCGGCGAGGAGGTCGGCGGTCGGTTCTTCGACCTGTCGGCCGACGCCCTCGAAACCCTGCTGGCCGACGCCGGGCGCTACCTCGCGCAACTCCACGACCTCCGGTCGTTCGACCGCTTCGGTCGCGTCGGCGTCGAACCGGCCAGCACGAACGGGACCGATAGCGAGCGCGAGGTCGGCGGGGCAGACAGCGAGCGCGAGGTCGGCGCGGAGGACGGCAACCTCGCGGTCGTCGGCGACCGGCACGGCCCGCGAACGCGGTGGGCCGACTGGTTGCTCGCGGACGCCGAGGAGACCCTCGACGGTCTGTCCGGCGGCCGGTTCGACGACCTCGTACCTGCGCTCCGCGAGTACGTCGAAGAGGCGGTTCCCGCGCTCTCCGGTCCCGAGACCGCATCGCTCGTCCACTGGGACTACCGACTGGGGAACCTGCTGGCCGACCCCGAGACCGGCGAGACGACCGGCGTCCTCGACTGGGCGGACCTCCTCGCGGGCGACCCCGCCTACAACCTCGCCACCGTCGAGGACCACGCCATCGACTGGCGGACCCGCGACCCGGTTCTCCGGCGGCGACTCCGCGAGGCGTTCCGGGGGGCGTACCGCGCCGGGCGCTCGGCCGAGGGCGAGGAGTTCCGCGAGCGAAAGCGCGTCGCCCACCTCTGCAATCGCCTGCACGCGATGGCCTGCCACCCCGACTGGTACGCCGACGCCGACCCGGCGGTCCGCGACGAGCGCGCCGCCGAACACCGAATGTTCGTCCGGAGCTACCTCGACTGA
- a CDS encoding redoxin domain-containing protein, with protein sequence MLSTGTRAPDFELPGVVGGERNRYRLSDCVDDGKVLLAFYPCDFSPVCTKELCAICDMEWFDFEENLQVFGVSQDSLYAHSEFVEQHDITFPLLADTGGDVTESYDIRYDSWEGQAGIGKRAFFLVDETRTVRYAWATDDAYQDPDLEALLDALAEVRQLSVA encoded by the coding sequence ATGCTTTCGACAGGAACCCGCGCCCCGGACTTCGAGTTGCCGGGCGTCGTCGGCGGCGAACGGAACCGGTATCGGCTCTCCGACTGCGTGGACGACGGGAAGGTCTTGCTCGCGTTCTACCCCTGCGACTTCAGTCCCGTCTGTACGAAGGAACTGTGCGCGATTTGTGATATGGAGTGGTTCGACTTCGAGGAGAACCTGCAAGTGTTCGGCGTCTCGCAGGACAGTCTCTACGCTCATAGCGAGTTCGTCGAACAACACGACATCACGTTTCCCCTGTTGGCGGACACCGGCGGCGACGTAACCGAATCGTACGACATCCGCTACGACTCGTGGGAGGGGCAGGCGGGCATCGGCAAGCGAGCCTTCTTTCTCGTGGACGAGACCCGGACCGTCCGCTACGCGTGGGCGACCGACGACGCGTATCAGGACCCCGACCTCGAAGCCCTCCTCGACGCGCTCGCGGAGGTCCGTCAACTGTCCGTGGCGTGA